Proteins encoded together in one Sphingomonas radiodurans window:
- a CDS encoding PAS domain-containing protein, whose product MSDTSDDALYAQRAAMARRSATSTLDGVAPEAFSSPATDPQPDRVAPSRIGRSFDSVSLASHKPEGAFHDAISLMATDALPQMIWSARPNGYHDYYNAQWYGYTGVEPGSTDGDAWNGMFHVDDRESCWARWQQCLATGEPYEVEYRLRRRDGEYRWMLGRALPITGSAGEIVRWVGTCTDVHEERLAADRAELLAEEMNHRIANFFAIVGSLVSLESRHADSVEALAESMQARLGSLYAAHRLVRSPASVSAEVGASVHGVIRAIAKPYEDERGTRFAMSGPDRTVDDGALTAIALLVHELCTNAIKYGALTHHTGTISITTDIDGSFFKIDWVERGGPTVPQEPVSSGFGTALIRGTVEQQLGGTIERIWTADGLSVEMALPLDRLHLGPNAR is encoded by the coding sequence GTGTCGGACACATCTGATGACGCACTTTACGCCCAGCGCGCGGCAATGGCGCGGCGATCGGCAACAAGCACCCTCGACGGCGTGGCGCCGGAAGCGTTTTCGAGCCCGGCCACCGATCCTCAGCCCGACCGCGTCGCTCCATCGCGGATCGGGCGCAGCTTCGACAGCGTCTCACTGGCCAGTCACAAGCCCGAAGGCGCATTCCATGATGCGATCTCGCTCATGGCGACCGACGCTCTGCCGCAGATGATCTGGTCCGCGCGGCCCAATGGCTATCACGATTATTACAACGCCCAATGGTATGGCTATACCGGCGTCGAACCCGGATCGACCGACGGTGACGCGTGGAACGGCATGTTCCATGTCGATGATCGCGAAAGCTGCTGGGCACGCTGGCAGCAATGCCTGGCCACCGGCGAGCCCTATGAGGTCGAATATCGCCTGCGCCGGCGCGATGGCGAATATCGCTGGATGCTTGGCCGTGCGCTGCCGATCACCGGCAGCGCCGGGGAGATCGTCCGCTGGGTCGGCACCTGCACCGACGTTCACGAGGAACGGCTTGCGGCCGATCGCGCCGAATTGCTGGCGGAGGAGATGAACCACCGCATCGCCAATTTCTTCGCCATCGTCGGATCGCTCGTGTCGCTCGAATCGCGGCATGCCGATTCGGTCGAGGCGCTGGCTGAATCGATGCAGGCTCGGCTCGGCTCGCTCTATGCGGCGCACCGGCTGGTCCGCAGCCCGGCCAGCGTCTCGGCTGAGGTCGGCGCCTCGGTCCACGGCGTCATTCGCGCGATCGCCAAGCCCTATGAGGATGAACGCGGCACCCGCTTTGCCATGTCGGGCCCCGATCGCACCGTCGACGATGGTGCGTTGACGGCGATCGCGCTGCTCGTCCACGAACTCTGCACGAACGCGATCAAATATGGCGCGCTGACGCACCACACCGGCACGATCTCGATCACCACCGACATCGACGGGTCGTTCTTCAAGATCGACTGGGTCGAACGCGGTGGCCCGACGGTGCCGCAGGAGCCCGTCAGCAGTGGCTTTGGCACCGCCCTGATCCGCGGCACGGTCGAACAGCAGCTGGGCGGCACGATCGAGCGCATCTGGACCGCCGACGGCCTCAGCGTCGAAATGGCCCTGCCGCTCGATCGCCTGCACCTCGGCCCGAACGCCAGGTGA
- a CDS encoding Crp/Fnr family transcriptional regulator, translated as MTEPQVTEMIHKNQLLGAFTAEACERIMPHMTRVDLKLGTTVCEAGGILTHAYFPQGSVLSLLTVLENGSEIECANIGREGAFGLFSAMYSRVSFNRCTVQLEGPMLRCPIEPLQEEFHASAHMQDLFVSYSETLLSQVMQTVACNSLHSVEERLCRWLLMMHDRADGEQLTYTHEFLSRMMGANRTSVTLAAQSLQNKGLIAYRRGLMQVCDRAGLEAAACECYAIVKVRFDAFLKPPSGAAAGDFAGRTQTK; from the coding sequence ATGACCGAGCCTCAAGTCACCGAGATGATTCACAAGAACCAGTTGCTCGGTGCGTTCACGGCAGAAGCGTGCGAACGGATCATGCCGCACATGACGCGCGTCGACCTGAAGCTCGGCACCACGGTGTGCGAGGCCGGCGGGATCCTGACGCACGCCTATTTTCCGCAAGGGAGCGTCCTGTCGCTCCTGACCGTGCTGGAGAATGGATCGGAAATCGAATGCGCCAACATCGGCCGCGAGGGCGCGTTCGGGCTGTTCTCGGCGATGTACAGCCGCGTGTCGTTCAACCGCTGCACGGTGCAGCTGGAAGGCCCGATGCTGCGTTGCCCGATCGAGCCGCTGCAGGAGGAGTTCCACGCGAGCGCGCACATGCAGGACCTGTTCGTCAGCTATTCGGAGACCTTGCTGTCGCAGGTCATGCAGACCGTGGCCTGCAATTCGCTCCATTCGGTCGAGGAGCGGCTGTGTCGCTGGCTGCTGATGATGCACGATCGCGCCGATGGCGAGCAGCTCACCTATACGCACGAATTCCTCTCGCGCATGATGGGCGCGAACCGCACGTCAGTGACGCTGGCGGCGCAATCGCTGCAGAACAAGGGGCTGATCGCCTATCGCCGCGGGCTGATGCAGGTGTGCGATCGCGCCGGGCTCGAGGCAGCGGCGTGCGAATGCTATGCGATCGTCAAGGTGCGGTTCGATGCATTTCTCAAGCCACCATCGGGCGCGGCGGCGGGTGATTTCGCCGGGCGCACGCAGACGAAGTGA
- a CDS encoding alpha/beta hydrolase-fold protein yields MTAGRFHRAASVVRARRYWLLLGLVVGLGYYAWTQVTRTRGAQEVVFRPASKHCKASGAVRYCIYRASAGTNGDILYHLHGRNLDEQIWNDDTYFTALVQAAWQRSGVRPPTVVTLSYGPSWLLAAKGERPDSGLLDDFIKRLPLIERALGAPRRRLLLGESMGGLNVLVAGLTYPKRFAKIAALCPGVYAVSPFASFGELRAAAARTGANPKIAFGVWMLARQHLANEREWQRFSPLALIERSDPTYPALYLSNGLYDAYGNFEGTERLARIAARRGVATQFRPLYGGHCSIDATSLASFLAS; encoded by the coding sequence ATGACGGCAGGCCGCTTCCACCGCGCCGCAAGCGTCGTCCGCGCGCGCCGCTACTGGCTGCTCCTCGGCCTCGTCGTGGGCTTGGGCTATTACGCCTGGACGCAAGTCACCCGCACCCGAGGCGCGCAGGAGGTCGTGTTTCGCCCGGCCAGCAAGCACTGCAAGGCGTCCGGCGCCGTCCGCTATTGCATCTACCGCGCGAGCGCCGGCACCAACGGCGATATCCTCTACCATCTGCACGGCCGCAATCTCGACGAGCAGATCTGGAACGACGACACCTATTTCACCGCATTGGTGCAGGCGGCCTGGCAGCGCAGCGGCGTCCGCCCGCCCACCGTCGTCACCTTGTCCTATGGCCCGAGCTGGCTTCTGGCGGCGAAGGGCGAGCGCCCCGACAGCGGCTTGCTCGACGATTTCATCAAGCGCCTGCCGCTGATCGAACGCGCGCTCGGCGCGCCGCGCCGGCGATTGCTGCTCGGCGAATCGATGGGCGGCCTCAACGTCCTCGTCGCGGGCCTGACCTACCCCAAGCGCTTCGCGAAGATCGCCGCGCTGTGCCCCGGCGTCTATGCCGTGTCGCCGTTCGCCTCCTTCGGCGAATTGCGCGCTGCGGCAGCGCGGACCGGCGCCAACCCGAAGATCGCCTTTGGCGTCTGGATGCTGGCACGCCAGCATCTGGCGAACGAGCGCGAATGGCAGCGCTTCTCGCCGCTGGCGCTGATCGAGCGATCCGATCCCACTTATCCCGCGCTCTATCTCTCGAACGGGCTCTACGATGCGTACGGCAATTTCGAGGGCACCGAGCGGCTCGCGCGGATCGCCGCACGGCGCGGCGTAGCGACGCAGTTCCGCCCGCTGTACGGCGGCCATTGCTCGATCGACGCAACTTCGCTGGCGTCGTTCCTGGCGTCGTAG
- a CDS encoding putative peptidoglycan glycosyltransferase FtsW/RodA, with product MSAVRRQACRWICDLLLDVLPERQEMWAHAIRAEADAIADDGAALLFALDALRGIVLLSLSERLFAGFAGLLRRLSRIMPAADQAAGGSSAGHHGIACAIGAVCLGLAYLHAAGAPLHMLAINVGALLAGVAAVMIWTRMPAAPAHERGLAILFMSFALLATALGGAAVDGASRWMTMGPLAIQPSLILLPAMILLFAHDRGPVATAGVLFAALALAVQPDRAMAGVLVAGLTVLAIARRDRFVLVALAASALAFLVAMIRPDPLPAVPYVDRILYTAFDLHVAAGAAVAAGAALLLVPALHGLRFGSHDRTPFMVFGAVWLSIIVAAALGNYPTPVVGYGGSAILGYLLSLGALARAARVPIAARAAPRSPEAAPARDARSPFAPHLA from the coding sequence ATGAGCGCGGTGCGACGTCAGGCCTGTCGGTGGATCTGCGACCTTCTTCTCGACGTGTTGCCCGAGCGGCAGGAGATGTGGGCGCACGCCATTCGGGCGGAGGCTGACGCGATCGCCGATGACGGCGCGGCGTTGCTGTTCGCGCTCGATGCGCTTCGCGGCATCGTGCTGCTGTCGCTCTCGGAGCGGCTTTTCGCCGGGTTCGCGGGTCTGCTGCGCCGGCTTTCGAGGATCATGCCCGCGGCCGACCAAGCCGCTGGCGGCTCCAGCGCGGGGCATCACGGCATCGCATGCGCGATCGGCGCGGTCTGCCTCGGCCTTGCCTATCTCCATGCCGCCGGGGCGCCGCTCCACATGCTCGCCATCAACGTCGGTGCGCTGCTTGCTGGCGTGGCGGCCGTGATGATCTGGACGCGGATGCCCGCGGCGCCCGCGCACGAACGCGGCCTGGCGATATTGTTCATGTCCTTCGCGCTTCTCGCGACCGCGCTCGGCGGCGCGGCGGTCGATGGCGCGTCACGCTGGATGACGATGGGTCCGCTCGCCATCCAGCCCAGCCTGATCCTCCTGCCCGCGATGATCCTGCTGTTCGCGCACGATCGCGGGCCCGTGGCGACGGCCGGGGTGCTCTTCGCTGCGCTTGCACTGGCGGTGCAGCCCGACCGGGCGATGGCCGGCGTGCTGGTTGCCGGCCTGACGGTGCTCGCGATCGCGCGCCGTGATCGCTTCGTCCTCGTCGCACTGGCGGCCAGCGCGCTTGCGTTCCTCGTAGCGATGATCCGCCCCGATCCGTTGCCCGCGGTGCCGTATGTCGATCGTATTCTCTACACGGCGTTCGATCTGCATGTCGCGGCAGGAGCAGCGGTTGCCGCGGGTGCGGCGCTCCTCCTGGTGCCGGCGCTGCATGGCCTGCGCTTTGGGTCGCACGACCGCACCCCATTCATGGTGTTCGGCGCGGTGTGGCTGTCGATCATCGTCGCGGCCGCGCTCGGCAATTATCCGACGCCCGTGGTCGGCTATGGCGGCAGCGCGATCTTGGGCTACCTCCTCAGCCTCGGTGCGCTTGCCCGCGCGGCCCGCGTGCCGATCGCCGCGCGCGCCGCGCCACGATCCCCCGAAGCCGCACCCGCACGCGATGCCCGCTCCCCCTTCGCGCCGCATCTCGCATGA
- a CDS encoding PadR family transcriptional regulator: protein MSQPRALSLQTRKVLSALLDEGRSGAHGYEIIQRVGIKSGTLYPLLMRLADQGFLEAEWRAPEVAGRPPRQVYRLTASGVELARRNLPEPHPSVDPLSGAAPA from the coding sequence ATGTCCCAACCCCGCGCACTATCACTCCAGACCAGGAAGGTCCTTTCCGCCTTGCTCGACGAGGGCCGCAGCGGCGCTCACGGGTATGAGATCATCCAGCGGGTCGGGATCAAGTCGGGTACGCTGTACCCGCTGTTGATGCGGCTGGCCGATCAGGGTTTCCTCGAGGCCGAATGGCGCGCGCCCGAGGTGGCGGGTCGCCCACCGCGGCAAGTCTATCGGTTGACGGCGAGCGGCGTCGAGCTTGCCCGGCGCAATCTTCCCGAGCCGCACCCCAGCGTCGATCCCCTGTCCGGCGCGGCGCCGGCATGA
- a CDS encoding DUF411 domain-containing protein — MRYLLAALMLGLPAAAVAADTILIHRDPGCGCCGEWAKIVKAQFGRTVRIIDDANRPALMKARGVPADLASCHTAIIDGMSFEGHVPIADMKRALAQRPKGVSGLAVAGMPIGSPGMEVPGRPAQSYAVVAFGPSGRRVFARH, encoded by the coding sequence ATGCGCTACCTGCTCGCTGCCCTGATGCTCGGCCTTCCCGCAGCCGCGGTGGCGGCCGATACCATCCTCATCCACCGTGATCCCGGATGCGGCTGCTGCGGCGAATGGGCGAAAATCGTGAAAGCGCAGTTCGGCCGCACGGTGCGGATCATCGACGATGCGAACCGGCCCGCGCTGATGAAGGCGCGCGGCGTCCCCGCCGATCTCGCCTCCTGCCACACCGCGATCATCGACGGCATGAGCTTCGAGGGCCACGTCCCGATCGCCGACATGAAGCGCGCGCTGGCACAGCGCCCGAAGGGCGTCAGCGGCCTCGCCGTCGCAGGCATGCCGATCGGCTCGCCCGGCATGGAAGTGCCCGGCCGCCCGGCGCAATCCTACGCCGTCGTCGCCTTCGGCCCCAGCGGACGCCGCGTCTTCGCACGTCATTGA
- a CDS encoding DUF4174 domain-containing protein: MIAKIILAAATLSASSLPSISAMKWDRRVLLVCAPDQEDPALIQQRRVMARWKAGAEARDLTIVEIVGTKVVGASDAADTLRRRYRLPGNAFAVVLIGKDGDIKLREARPIPASTLEDTIDAMPMRRSGGR; this comes from the coding sequence ATGATCGCGAAAATCATCCTCGCAGCAGCAACCCTCTCGGCTAGCTCCTTACCGAGCATCTCGGCGATGAAGTGGGACAGGCGCGTCCTGCTTGTCTGTGCTCCGGACCAGGAGGATCCGGCCTTGATTCAGCAGCGTCGCGTGATGGCACGCTGGAAAGCCGGCGCAGAGGCGCGCGACCTGACGATCGTCGAGATCGTCGGTACCAAGGTGGTTGGCGCGAGCGACGCGGCAGATACGCTCCGACGGCGCTACAGGTTGCCGGGCAACGCCTTCGCGGTGGTCCTGATCGGCAAGGATGGTGACATCAAGCTACGCGAGGCGCGGCCGATCCCGGCCAGTACGCTCGAGGACACGATCGACGCGATGCCGATGCGTCGCAGCGGAGGCCGGTAA
- a CDS encoding YbhB/YbcL family Raf kinase inhibitor-like protein, which yields MKAALLASTLLLIAAPAAAQSSPEDNDKAKFEAHFYELTPLKPGADFASSLKLPRGYRASVWASDLGNTRVMAAAPDGSIYVSRRSEADIIRLTDANRDGRADGPPTVIVNRPGLHGLTIHEGMLYFMTAREVFRAPLRPDGGIGEVETLMDDLPDAGQHLNRTLAVGPDKMLYISAGSTCNACDESSQENATLIRASLDGKSRRIWASGLRNTIGFGWHPRTGELWGWDQGIDWLGNDLQREEVNRLERGKRYGWPYVFEDGKLNPQDEPPGGITGAQWAAASTNPVLMHVAHSAGMQMAFHPGGGFGPDAGGDAFVALRGSWNRKPASGYELVRIRFDANGQATRIEPFVSGFMSRDGTGHYGRPCGVAVMRDGSILLSDDANGVIYRITYDGATGQAAALAPPAGPMLEQAARGNNVPLALTRPEARATSAARLTVSASAFTAGGTIPREQSEYGLGISPALSWTAVPGAASYAIIVEDPDGAAKPVIHWVAWNVPAGTTRLPAGLQERDRLSGGPLEGIMQGATGRGTVGWYGPRPPKGDRPHHYHFQVLALDRQLELSIGATRDQLLAAAAGHVLATGEVIGTYAEAERP from the coding sequence ATGAAGGCCGCCCTGCTCGCATCGACGCTCCTCCTGATTGCCGCCCCGGCCGCCGCGCAGAGCAGCCCGGAGGATAACGACAAGGCGAAGTTCGAAGCGCATTTCTACGAATTGACCCCGCTCAAGCCCGGGGCGGACTTCGCTTCGTCGCTGAAGCTCCCGCGCGGCTATCGCGCCAGCGTGTGGGCGAGCGACCTTGGCAACACGCGCGTCATGGCGGCCGCACCCGACGGCTCGATCTACGTCAGCCGGCGGTCTGAGGCGGACATCATCCGCCTGACCGACGCGAACCGCGACGGGCGCGCCGATGGGCCGCCGACGGTGATCGTCAACCGCCCCGGCCTGCACGGGCTGACCATCCACGAGGGCATGCTTTACTTCATGACCGCGCGCGAGGTGTTCCGCGCGCCGTTGCGGCCGGATGGCGGCATCGGGGAGGTCGAGACCTTGATGGACGACCTGCCCGACGCCGGGCAGCATCTGAACCGCACGCTCGCGGTCGGGCCCGACAAGATGCTCTACATCAGCGCGGGATCGACCTGTAATGCCTGCGACGAATCCAGCCAGGAGAATGCGACGCTGATCCGCGCGAGCCTCGATGGCAAGTCGCGGCGGATCTGGGCCTCTGGGCTACGCAACACGATCGGCTTCGGCTGGCATCCGCGGACCGGCGAGCTGTGGGGCTGGGATCAGGGGATCGACTGGCTCGGCAACGACCTGCAGCGCGAAGAGGTCAATCGGCTCGAACGGGGCAAGCGATATGGCTGGCCCTATGTGTTCGAGGACGGAAAGCTGAATCCGCAGGACGAGCCGCCGGGCGGAATTACGGGGGCGCAGTGGGCGGCCGCCTCGACCAACCCGGTACTGATGCACGTCGCGCACTCCGCCGGCATGCAGATGGCGTTTCACCCGGGAGGTGGCTTTGGCCCCGACGCGGGCGGCGATGCTTTCGTGGCGCTGCGCGGAAGCTGGAACCGCAAACCTGCGTCGGGCTATGAACTCGTCCGCATCCGCTTCGATGCGAACGGCCAGGCGACGCGCATCGAGCCGTTCGTCAGCGGCTTCATGAGCCGGGACGGCACTGGTCACTACGGCCGGCCGTGCGGCGTCGCGGTGATGCGGGACGGCTCGATCCTTTTGTCCGACGATGCGAACGGCGTGATCTACCGGATCACCTATGACGGCGCGACCGGCCAGGCCGCTGCGCTGGCGCCGCCGGCGGGGCCGATGCTGGAGCAAGCCGCACGCGGCAACAACGTGCCGCTGGCGCTCACCAGGCCCGAGGCACGCGCCACAAGCGCTGCGCGGCTCACCGTGAGCGCCAGTGCCTTCACGGCGGGCGGCACGATTCCGCGCGAGCAGAGCGAATATGGCCTCGGCATCTCGCCTGCGCTGAGCTGGACGGCAGTGCCAGGCGCCGCGTCCTACGCCATTATCGTGGAGGACCCGGACGGGGCCGCCAAGCCTGTGATCCATTGGGTCGCCTGGAACGTGCCCGCCGGCACCACCCGCCTACCCGCCGGCCTGCAGGAGCGCGACCGCTTGAGCGGCGGGCCGCTGGAGGGGATCATGCAGGGGGCGACGGGACGCGGCACGGTCGGCTGGTATGGCCCCCGCCCACCGAAAGGCGATCGGCCGCACCACTACCACTTTCAGGTGCTGGCGCTCGACCGGCAGCTGGAGCTGTCGATCGGCGCGACACGTGACCAACTGCTGGCGGCCGCAGCGGGCCATGTGCTGGCGACGGGCGAAGTGATCGGAACCTACGCCGAAGCCGAGCGCCCGTAA
- a CDS encoding alpha/beta fold hydrolase, translated as MVEVRRHYVDGPFGQLHVRIAGKATERPALFCFHMSPMSGRVYSNFMAMMGEDRLIVAVDTPGLGMSDTPDTPPEIGDYARAMLAAIDALDVTGPVDLMGYHTGSMIACDVARARPDEIRRLVLVSAPIFTDAEREAMRTLYAPEAPKEDGSHVLKRWNGWLRHNRPSGLPLETIADMFPDALLGRGRAWWGHRAAFNHLPDMGLPQIHQPIMVINGNDDLTDYTRKAAPLLVNGLIVERPDWSHGFLDAATRDACVLVRRFLDRDPADGDLTPVS; from the coding sequence TTGGTCGAAGTACGTCGTCACTATGTCGATGGCCCGTTCGGGCAATTGCACGTGCGGATCGCCGGCAAGGCGACCGAAAGGCCTGCCCTGTTCTGCTTCCACATGAGCCCCATGAGTGGCCGTGTGTACAGCAACTTCATGGCGATGATGGGGGAGGATCGCCTGATCGTGGCGGTGGACACGCCGGGGCTCGGCATGTCGGATACGCCGGACACCCCACCAGAGATCGGCGATTATGCGCGTGCGATGCTCGCTGCGATCGACGCGCTGGACGTTACGGGGCCGGTCGACCTGATGGGCTATCACACCGGATCAATGATCGCCTGCGATGTCGCGCGCGCGCGGCCGGACGAGATCAGACGGCTGGTGCTCGTGTCCGCCCCGATCTTCACCGATGCCGAACGCGAAGCGATGCGCACCCTCTACGCGCCGGAAGCCCCGAAGGAGGATGGGTCGCACGTCCTGAAGCGCTGGAACGGCTGGCTCCGCCACAACCGGCCCAGCGGCCTGCCGCTTGAGACGATCGCCGACATGTTCCCGGATGCGCTACTCGGCCGTGGGCGCGCATGGTGGGGCCATCGCGCGGCGTTCAACCACTTGCCCGACATGGGCCTGCCGCAGATCCACCAGCCGATCATGGTCATCAACGGCAACGATGATTTGACCGACTACACGCGCAAGGCTGCGCCGTTGCTGGTCAACGGTTTGATCGTCGAGCGACCGGATTGGTCTCACGGCTTCCTCGACGCTGCGACGCGAGACGCCTGCGTGCTCGTCCGTCGATTTCTCGATCGAGATCCGGCTGACGGTGACCTCACGCCCGTTAGCTGA
- a CDS encoding carboxymuconolactone decarboxylase family protein, translating into MQPVTPFNRVPRDALDPALLPMWDATQALHGDTTFVEVMGNAPAVTRWYTDSFYGDLFHSGRVDRKVLELVRLRLANLHGCAFCNRSDRLAARAAGLSDAEIDAIGDYAAGPFDARQQSALELADVMALTNLKGAVSRPLYDRLKQHFSDAELVELGVVMAVLTGMAKFIFAYDLVEKEDYCPLV; encoded by the coding sequence ATGCAGCCCGTCACTCCGTTCAACCGAGTCCCGCGCGACGCGCTCGATCCGGCGCTGCTGCCGATGTGGGATGCCACCCAGGCGCTGCACGGCGACACGACCTTCGTGGAAGTCATGGGCAACGCTCCCGCCGTCACCAGATGGTATACGGACAGTTTCTACGGCGACCTGTTCCACTCCGGACGCGTGGACCGCAAAGTGCTCGAACTCGTCCGCCTCCGCCTCGCCAATCTGCATGGCTGCGCCTTCTGCAACCGCAGCGACCGCCTCGCCGCCCGCGCCGCGGGGCTGAGCGACGCGGAGATCGACGCGATCGGCGACTATGCCGCCGGCCCCTTCGATGCGCGCCAGCAATCGGCGCTCGAACTCGCCGACGTCATGGCGCTCACCAACCTGAAGGGCGCCGTGTCGAGGCCGCTCTACGATCGCCTCAAGCAGCATTTCAGCGACGCCGAACTGGTCGAGCTGGGCGTGGTGATGGCGGTGCTGACGGGCATGGCCAAGTTCATCTTCGCCTACGATCTGGTCGAGAAGGAAGATTACTGCCCGCTTGTCTGA
- a CDS encoding DUF3108 domain-containing protein, which yields MPLPRRDGVITYRHADGERWGSERWSMTRGADGLRVLTAHCEMALRADVVVRDSVLSVDAAFQPCEAYVRIMNQGRLTGSGWFRFDREYAEYEGFTAAEGRLSQRIAIQRPLRGFGVHAVQSDGWLGAAFPFDQGAGHVKFWGQNLMHSLHHLGASGPFLATTKSGLEYVGLETVTVPAGTFECRRIRLRGTTNDHPPYDMWLSTDGDHLYVKGVVGGYMASVFELDELTGAPIEQQ from the coding sequence GTGCCACTACCGCGTCGTGACGGCGTGATCACGTACCGCCACGCCGACGGCGAACGGTGGGGGAGCGAGCGCTGGAGCATGACGCGCGGCGCCGATGGTCTTCGCGTGCTGACCGCACATTGCGAAATGGCCCTGCGTGCCGACGTCGTGGTGCGCGACAGCGTCCTCTCCGTCGATGCCGCATTCCAGCCTTGCGAGGCCTATGTGCGGATCATGAACCAGGGGCGGCTGACCGGTTCGGGCTGGTTCCGCTTCGATCGGGAATATGCCGAATACGAGGGCTTCACCGCAGCCGAGGGGCGGCTGTCGCAACGCATTGCGATCCAGCGCCCGCTCCGCGGGTTCGGCGTGCATGCCGTGCAGAGCGACGGTTGGCTGGGCGCCGCATTCCCGTTCGATCAAGGGGCGGGTCACGTGAAATTCTGGGGCCAGAACCTGATGCACAGCCTGCACCATCTGGGTGCCAGCGGGCCGTTCCTGGCGACGACCAAAAGCGGGCTGGAATATGTTGGGCTCGAAACCGTCACGGTGCCCGCCGGCACCTTCGAATGCCGGCGCATTCGCCTGCGCGGCACGACCAACGATCATCCGCCCTACGACATGTGGCTCTCCACCGATGGCGACCACCTCTACGTCAAAGGTGTGGTCGGCGGCTACATGGCGTCGGTGTTCGAGCTCGACGAGCTCACCGGCGCGCCGATCGAGCAGCAGTAG
- a CDS encoding MDR family NADP-dependent oxidoreductase yields MSAAIREVVLRHAITDAPVAADFEIIERRLPATPLAGTVHVRLLWLGLDPYVGQTLRARHMGDKAPAPGESLPGESVAVVLASNDPAFVAGDHVVGNCGWAEEAIVPVARLRRVDPAIAIAEHLGVLGMPGLTAWAGMTQLAKVRAGDVFTVDAAAGVVAGTAGQIAKIEGATVVGIAGGPDKCAIATDRYGFDACVDYNTDGWEQQLPAAITVHFENVGQRVLDAVLPRLAINARMVLCGLAQHYGDGSVARLPVGPIIGKRAQIFGVVVYDYFARRAEWIDYAAPHIRDGTLVEVQDIAEGLAQAGAQIERVSLGKTEGRALVRIGG; encoded by the coding sequence ATGAGCGCCGCCATTCGCGAGGTCGTGCTCCGCCACGCCATCACCGATGCCCCCGTCGCGGCCGATTTCGAGATCATCGAGCGCCGCCTGCCCGCCACGCCGCTCGCAGGCACGGTCCATGTCCGCCTGCTGTGGCTCGGGCTCGATCCCTATGTCGGGCAGACGCTGCGCGCCCGGCACATGGGTGACAAGGCGCCCGCCCCCGGTGAGTCGCTGCCGGGCGAAAGCGTCGCGGTAGTGCTCGCATCGAACGATCCGGCGTTCGTGGCTGGCGATCATGTCGTCGGTAATTGCGGCTGGGCGGAGGAGGCGATCGTACCGGTCGCCAGATTGCGCCGCGTCGATCCTGCCATCGCGATCGCCGAGCATCTCGGCGTGCTCGGCATGCCCGGCCTCACCGCGTGGGCCGGCATGACGCAATTGGCGAAGGTACGCGCGGGCGACGTCTTCACCGTCGATGCCGCAGCGGGCGTCGTGGCGGGAACGGCGGGGCAGATCGCGAAGATCGAAGGCGCGACGGTCGTCGGCATTGCCGGTGGCCCGGACAAATGCGCGATCGCCACCGATCGCTACGGCTTCGACGCGTGTGTCGACTACAATACGGATGGTTGGGAGCAGCAATTGCCCGCCGCCATCACCGTCCATTTCGAGAATGTCGGCCAGCGCGTGCTTGATGCGGTGCTGCCGCGGCTCGCGATCAACGCGCGCATGGTGCTGTGCGGCCTCGCGCAGCATTATGGCGACGGCAGCGTCGCGCGGCTCCCCGTCGGCCCGATCATCGGCAAGCGCGCGCAGATCTTCGGCGTCGTGGTGTATGATTATTTCGCCCGCCGCGCCGAGTGGATCGACTATGCCGCCCCGCACATCCGGGACGGCACGCTGGTCGAAGTGCAGGACATTGCCGAGGGCCTCGCGCAGGCCGGCGCGCAGATCGAGCGCGTGTCGCTCGGCAAGACGGAAGGGCGGGCGCTCGTTCGTATCGGCGGATGA